The following proteins are encoded in a genomic region of Blastopirellula marina:
- a CDS encoding hybrid sensor histidine kinase/response regulator, which yields MELENFSVAIITSIAASQRIVSRLIACGIDRENILVVGPDECAEAAKVRPALCIWGLEEREMADRIAAQNEIVPAVFEDCLNIHVGSQSEGEHSRYVLEWKEFDTPEIEEKLRTLIEQAHTCRNYRVREHWYRMAVVEGNVGLWWWDKVLNFVYLSRHFQQMLKLTLAELPANAEQWLEMIHPSDRPGLIAAVQNQFENSTGHFRYECRIRHQGDQYRWYALSGQLGREELNRPRILGAAVDITEKKEAELQLAQANQRAQAANRAKNEFLTNMSHNLRTPLTAVMGFAEMLNDFTPNQAACDAIQSIQENSSQLMRLLEDILELSCIESTTPEPNLTRTSIDELLRSAVEVYHIKAMTEGLEFGIEVEPEIPPVLLADATRIRQILSRLIENAIKFTHQGEVSIGVHYDAQPTPTLEFLVVDTGIGIPADRHELIFAPFSQGDNSTSRSHAGSGLGLSICKRNAEILGGSLSVESEVEIGSRFTLRVPVQIPTSPPVSEPNSCKIDKKSEFPCLDGRRVLLVEDGVDNQRLMKAFLQKAGATVVVAENGKIAVDWIDANRPEDHESQEDRDPNVDVILMDMHMPVMDGYEATSTLRARRFHKPIIAVTAHALTGDRQRCLDVGCDDYYTKPISRQTLLEMVHKYTEEAPQLTAAQA from the coding sequence ATGGAACTTGAGAACTTCAGCGTTGCGATCATTACCAGTATCGCAGCGTCGCAGCGTATCGTATCTCGGCTTATCGCTTGTGGCATAGATCGTGAGAATATCCTGGTCGTCGGACCTGATGAATGCGCCGAGGCAGCGAAAGTACGCCCTGCCCTCTGCATTTGGGGACTAGAAGAACGCGAGATGGCAGATCGCATCGCCGCTCAAAATGAAATCGTGCCAGCGGTGTTTGAAGACTGCCTCAATATTCATGTGGGAAGTCAATCGGAAGGCGAGCATTCGCGTTACGTCTTAGAGTGGAAAGAGTTTGATACGCCCGAAATTGAAGAAAAACTCCGTACGCTAATCGAACAGGCACATACCTGCCGTAACTATCGCGTTCGCGAGCATTGGTATCGCATGGCGGTCGTCGAGGGGAACGTTGGCCTTTGGTGGTGGGACAAGGTCCTTAACTTCGTTTATCTGTCGCGCCACTTCCAACAGATGCTCAAGCTCACGTTGGCGGAACTTCCAGCCAATGCCGAGCAGTGGCTGGAGATGATCCATCCCAGCGATCGTCCAGGCTTGATCGCAGCAGTACAGAATCAGTTCGAGAACAGCACCGGACACTTCCGATACGAATGCCGTATTCGCCATCAGGGAGACCAATATCGATGGTACGCGCTGAGTGGACAGCTCGGTCGTGAAGAACTCAACCGTCCGCGAATCTTGGGCGCGGCCGTTGACATTACGGAAAAGAAAGAAGCAGAACTGCAACTCGCCCAAGCCAATCAGCGGGCTCAAGCGGCCAACCGAGCCAAGAACGAATTCCTAACCAACATGAGCCACAACCTGCGAACTCCCCTGACGGCCGTGATGGGGTTCGCCGAGATGCTCAATGATTTCACGCCCAATCAAGCCGCCTGCGATGCAATTCAATCGATTCAGGAAAACAGCTCGCAATTGATGCGATTGCTGGAAGACATTCTTGAGCTTTCGTGTATTGAATCGACAACGCCTGAACCGAATCTCACCAGGACATCCATCGACGAGTTGCTGCGCAGTGCCGTCGAAGTCTATCACATCAAGGCCATGACTGAGGGACTGGAATTCGGCATTGAAGTCGAACCGGAGATCCCGCCGGTGCTCTTGGCCGACGCAACGCGAATTCGGCAGATCTTGTCTCGACTGATCGAGAATGCAATCAAGTTCACCCACCAAGGCGAGGTCAGTATTGGAGTCCACTACGATGCTCAGCCTACGCCAACGCTTGAGTTTCTCGTGGTCGACACCGGCATTGGGATCCCGGCTGATCGACACGAATTGATCTTCGCGCCGTTCTCGCAGGGAGACAACTCGACCTCACGTAGCCATGCGGGAAGTGGACTAGGATTGTCCATTTGCAAGCGAAACGCCGAGATTCTAGGTGGCAGCCTCTCCGTCGAAAGTGAAGTTGAGATCGGCTCGCGTTTCACACTGCGTGTCCCGGTTCAAATCCCAACATCTCCGCCGGTTAGCGAGCCCAACTCGTGCAAGATCGATAAGAAATCGGAGTTTCCCTGCTTGGACGGGCGACGTGTTCTACTCGTGGAAGATGGTGTCGATAATCAGCGGTTGATGAAAGCATTTTTGCAGAAAGCAGGCGCCACAGTGGTTGTGGCAGAAAACGGTAAGATCGCGGTCGACTGGATCGACGCCAACCGCCCAGAAGATCACGAGTCACAAGAGGATCGCGACCCAAACGTCGATGTCATTCTCATGGACATGCATATGCCGGTCATGGACGGTTACGAAGCGACAAGTACGCTGCGTGCCCGGCGTTTTCACAAGCCGATTATCGCGGTAACCGCGCACGCACTGACCGGTGATCGCCAACGCTGTTTGGATGTGGGTTGCGATGACTATTACACCAAACCGATCTCGCGACAGACACTGCTCGAAATGGTACACAAATACACCGAAGAAGCGCCTCAGCTAACCGCAGCCCAGGCTTAG
- a CDS encoding chloride channel protein: protein MSPVQDWLALNLKRGTIPAQPLTIFLAGLVGVLAGYSSIFLSIMIHTIENWTLRPCMEFARHNSWGILGLVGLIVVPVVGLMIVSWYTRTYYPEAVGHGVPEVVKAIARKDGVIRPPVAIVKLLASGLCIGTGSSIGREGPVVQIGAAFGSSAGQIFQLSARNMKVLAAAGAAAGISATFHAPIAGVIFASEIILGNFAVESLSAIVIAAVLANVVQQNQGDHGFAPEFPHIEHNFDGAYHELPSYIVLGLICGLMAVGFTKLLYWFEDQSEYYIPKHWVRSIACGLLLGLIGTGYYVMYPQAPEQSAAAQQDVERSHPIPVLYGTGYAAISHTLHLENAQKLTDTAEGEQDTRDENIRLTRDGMWKHLIWLLPLVIVKPFLTSACLAGGGSGGIFAPSLFIGATTGAVIGLVLNLIVPEWCDHPGAYALVGMGAVVAGTTHGTLSAIVVVYELTDDYRIILPIMAAAGIAGLVARWVDPESIYEKKLSRRGESIARSHDLHHIENVAVREVMIRKFPTVKYTDNLMQIIKIARENPHIESLPVMNEDGSLHGIIRPEDLHRVLDTDISPYLVNAHDIAMVSPIAVSPDENLLEALRDFGSRDVDTLPVEIATGGKRVLIGLLVRADVMARYREELLRA, encoded by the coding sequence ATGTCGCCAGTTCAAGACTGGCTGGCCCTGAATTTAAAGCGGGGGACCATCCCTGCGCAGCCACTAACCATCTTTCTTGCCGGACTGGTCGGAGTACTGGCTGGCTACAGCTCGATATTTCTCTCGATCATGATTCATACGATCGAGAATTGGACGCTGCGGCCCTGCATGGAATTTGCCCGTCACAACTCTTGGGGCATTCTGGGGCTTGTTGGCTTAATTGTCGTTCCGGTTGTGGGACTGATGATCGTCTCGTGGTATACCCGCACCTACTACCCAGAAGCGGTAGGACACGGTGTGCCGGAAGTGGTGAAAGCGATTGCTCGTAAAGACGGCGTGATCCGTCCGCCGGTGGCAATCGTAAAGCTACTCGCCAGCGGTCTTTGTATCGGAACGGGTAGTTCAATCGGTCGCGAAGGACCCGTTGTTCAAATCGGAGCAGCGTTCGGTAGCTCAGCGGGACAGATCTTCCAGCTCTCGGCCCGAAACATGAAAGTGCTGGCAGCCGCCGGTGCCGCGGCGGGGATCTCGGCCACTTTCCATGCCCCCATCGCCGGGGTGATTTTCGCGAGCGAAATTATTCTCGGTAATTTCGCAGTGGAAAGCCTTTCGGCGATCGTGATCGCCGCCGTGCTGGCTAACGTCGTTCAGCAGAACCAGGGCGACCATGGTTTCGCTCCAGAATTTCCGCATATCGAACACAACTTCGACGGTGCTTACCACGAGCTTCCCTCGTACATCGTCCTGGGGCTTATCTGCGGCTTGATGGCGGTTGGCTTTACCAAGCTGCTGTATTGGTTTGAAGATCAATCGGAATACTACATCCCCAAGCATTGGGTTCGTTCGATCGCGTGCGGCTTGCTACTTGGGTTAATCGGCACCGGCTATTACGTCATGTATCCCCAGGCCCCCGAGCAATCAGCGGCGGCCCAACAAGATGTCGAACGTAGCCATCCAATTCCGGTGTTGTATGGAACGGGTTACGCCGCAATCAGCCATACCCTGCATCTAGAGAACGCCCAGAAGCTGACCGACACAGCCGAAGGGGAGCAAGACACGCGTGACGAGAACATTCGCCTGACTCGCGATGGCATGTGGAAGCACCTGATCTGGTTGTTGCCCCTGGTAATCGTGAAGCCATTTCTGACGAGTGCCTGTCTGGCTGGTGGCGGCTCGGGTGGTATCTTTGCGCCTAGCTTATTTATCGGAGCAACCACCGGCGCAGTCATTGGGCTCGTGCTGAACTTGATCGTTCCAGAGTGGTGCGATCACCCTGGCGCGTACGCGCTTGTTGGTATGGGCGCCGTGGTCGCCGGAACCACGCACGGGACGCTCAGTGCCATCGTAGTGGTATACGAACTGACCGATGATTACCGCATTATTCTGCCCATCATGGCCGCCGCCGGTATCGCTGGACTGGTCGCCCGTTGGGTCGATCCCGAAAGCATCTATGAGAAGAAGCTTTCCCGCCGAGGCGAATCGATCGCGCGAAGCCACGATCTGCATCACATCGAGAACGTAGCCGTTCGTGAGGTGATGATTCGCAAGTTCCCCACGGTGAAGTACACCGACAACTTGATGCAGATCATCAAGATCGCGCGCGAGAATCCGCACATCGAAAGCCTGCCAGTCATGAACGAAGATGGCAGTCTACACGGGATCATTCGCCCGGAAGACTTACACCGCGTTCTCGACACGGATATCTCGCCCTATCTGGTGAACGCCCACGATATCGCTATGGTGTCCCCCATCGCGGTCTCGCCAGACGAAAACCTCTTGGAAGCGCTGCGCGACTTTGGTTCTCGCGACGTCGACACCCTTCCCGTCGAGATCGCCACAGGTGGCAAGCGTGTGCTGATCGGCCTGCTGGTGCGGGCTGACGTTATGGCGCGGTACCGCGAAGAACTGCTTCGCGCATAA
- a CDS encoding c-type cytochrome, producing MIGKVTTTIHLAAVLSLGIIGMASQVSAQETPGAPDGYPPGPLGEVVRLGEAIVYDTSEHPLSKAYVGNKLNCTSCHLEGGTDPQAGSFLGTASAYPAWSPREKRAITLEDRVLNCFMRSQNGTRPPVGSEVSVAITTYITWLSSGSKIQMNHEKSLGPRHIRELKVDWKQASAERGKLLYKTHCLDCHGQDGEGTADGPPVWGNDSYNDGAGLSRVDKLGSWLKVAMPLGDPILTDQESADIAAYVNSHERPHFKLEEHLPKPERLGEYNGQR from the coding sequence ATGATTGGCAAAGTGACGACGACCATCCATCTGGCAGCGGTTTTGAGTTTGGGAATTATCGGGATGGCCAGCCAAGTATCGGCACAAGAAACACCCGGTGCTCCCGATGGTTACCCGCCAGGTCCGCTGGGTGAAGTGGTCCGTTTAGGAGAAGCGATCGTTTACGACACCAGCGAGCACCCTCTCTCGAAAGCGTATGTCGGAAATAAGCTGAACTGTACTTCGTGTCACTTAGAGGGAGGGACTGATCCTCAGGCAGGTTCCTTCCTGGGAACTGCTTCTGCCTATCCCGCCTGGTCGCCACGCGAGAAGCGGGCGATCACGCTAGAGGATCGTGTCTTGAATTGTTTCATGCGCAGCCAGAACGGAACACGTCCGCCCGTTGGAAGTGAAGTATCGGTCGCCATCACCACTTATATCACTTGGCTGTCCTCCGGTAGCAAGATCCAAATGAATCATGAGAAGTCACTCGGTCCCCGTCACATTCGCGAGTTGAAAGTCGATTGGAAACAGGCGAGTGCAGAACGAGGCAAGTTGCTCTATAAAACGCATTGCCTGGACTGCCATGGTCAGGATGGCGAAGGTACCGCTGATGGTCCACCCGTGTGGGGCAATGATTCTTATAACGACGGAGCAGGCCTGAGCCGCGTCGATAAGTTAGGTTCCTGGCTGAAGGTGGCCATGCCGCTTGGCGATCCGATTTTGACCGATCAAGAGTCGGCCGATATCGCCGCCTATGTGAACAGCCACGAGCGCCCCCATTTCAAGCTGGAAGAGCACTTACCCAAGCCGGAACGCTTGGGCGAATACAATGGCCAGCGTTAG
- the ilvA gene encoding threonine ammonia-lyase, biosynthetic, with product MMNEAPKPNPRLNSPSIRGLVGDGTHLGLFDYLQKILNAQVYEVAHESALERAEKLSARLKNDVWLKREDSQKVFSFKLRGAYNKMAQLMPEQLERGVICASAGNHAQGVALAASYLGCQATIVMPKTTPKLKIDAVRSFGGTVVLHGESYTDAYQHAVQLSTANELTFVHPFDDPDVIAGQGTIAMEILRQHQKPIHAIFVAIGGGGMISGVAAYIKAVRPKIKVIGVQTTDSDAMVQSVKQGERVQLRDVGLFSDGTAVKQVGEETFRITKALVDDFVVVDTDAVCAAIKDVFEDTRSILEPAGALSVAGLKQYAAKHKLEEETLVAITCGANMNFDRLRFVAERAEVGEDREALFAVTIPEQRGSFKRLCELIGARAVTEFNYRISDSAKAHVFVGLAVSNREEANKIADELRLQGFDTINLTDDELSKLHVRHLVGGHSKLAAGERLYRFVFPERPGALMRFLSAMPTDWNISLFHYRSQGSDYGRILIGLQIPSDATTALQDFSESIDYPFVEETDNPVYKLFLS from the coding sequence ATGATGAACGAAGCACCCAAACCCAACCCGCGTCTTAACTCCCCTTCGATCCGAGGCCTTGTCGGCGATGGCACTCACTTGGGCCTGTTCGACTATCTGCAAAAGATCCTCAATGCCCAGGTCTACGAAGTCGCTCACGAATCGGCACTAGAACGAGCCGAGAAGCTTTCGGCTCGCTTGAAGAATGACGTCTGGCTGAAACGCGAGGATAGCCAGAAGGTCTTCAGCTTCAAGCTACGTGGTGCCTACAACAAGATGGCCCAGCTCATGCCAGAGCAGCTTGAGCGGGGTGTCATTTGTGCCTCAGCCGGCAACCACGCCCAAGGCGTCGCACTGGCGGCCAGCTACCTCGGTTGTCAGGCCACGATCGTCATGCCGAAGACGACACCAAAGCTGAAAATCGACGCAGTAAGATCGTTCGGTGGTACGGTCGTCCTGCATGGCGAAAGCTACACCGATGCCTACCAGCATGCGGTTCAGCTGAGCACCGCGAACGAGCTGACCTTCGTCCACCCCTTTGATGATCCCGACGTGATCGCGGGGCAAGGGACGATTGCCATGGAGATTTTACGGCAACATCAAAAGCCAATTCATGCGATCTTCGTGGCGATCGGCGGGGGGGGCATGATCTCCGGAGTTGCTGCTTATATCAAAGCGGTACGTCCGAAGATCAAAGTAATCGGTGTACAAACCACCGACTCGGACGCGATGGTCCAAAGTGTTAAGCAAGGGGAGCGTGTCCAACTGCGAGACGTGGGACTATTCTCCGATGGTACCGCGGTGAAACAAGTAGGCGAAGAGACGTTCCGCATCACGAAAGCTTTGGTCGATGACTTTGTCGTCGTCGATACCGATGCTGTTTGTGCGGCAATCAAAGACGTGTTTGAAGACACGCGTAGCATCCTGGAACCGGCCGGTGCCCTCAGCGTGGCAGGCCTCAAACAATATGCCGCCAAGCATAAGCTGGAAGAGGAAACGCTCGTCGCAATTACCTGCGGAGCGAACATGAATTTCGATCGCTTGCGTTTCGTGGCCGAGCGGGCCGAGGTAGGTGAAGATCGGGAAGCGCTCTTCGCCGTGACTATTCCTGAGCAGCGAGGCAGCTTTAAACGCTTGTGCGAGCTTATCGGAGCGCGAGCGGTTACAGAATTCAACTATCGTATCTCCGATTCCGCGAAGGCCCACGTCTTCGTTGGCTTGGCAGTCAGCAATCGGGAAGAAGCGAACAAAATCGCAGACGAACTTCGCTTGCAAGGATTCGACACGATCAACTTAACCGATGACGAGCTCTCCAAGTTGCATGTGAGGCACTTGGTGGGAGGACATAGCAAGCTGGCTGCCGGCGAGCGTCTCTACCGATTCGTATTCCCTGAACGCCCCGGCGCATTGATGCGTTTCCTTTCCGCGATGCCAACGGATTGGAATATCAGTCTGTTCCATTATCGAAGCCAAGGATCGGACTACGGACGGATTTTGATAGGCCTGCAGATCCCCAGCGATGCCACGACTGCTTTGCAAGATTTCAGCGAGAGCATTGACTATCCATTTGTCGAAGAAACCGACAATCCGGTTTACAAATTGTTTCTCAGCTAA
- a CDS encoding sensor histidine kinase: protein MQILIADDSALVRAMLKDTLEEAGYDVIACEDGIQAWEAITRGESRLAVLDWMMPGLSGIDICRRMREERVANWVYAILLTSKDKPDDILHAFQAGASDHVCKPFREAELLARIKVGEKMINLQMELTQSQKLESVGQLAAGIAHEINTPTQYVSDNTRFLKDAFQDIKCVLQKFNTLLDAARKGPVDEKIIAGLEEAIQQADIDYLCEEIPLAIDQSLSGVEQVAKIVRAMKEFSHPGVSTKSRINLKDAVETTISVARNEWKYVAHMVTEFDETLEEVSCLPGELNQVLLNLIVNASHAIEDTLDKESGERGTITIGTRRNGRHAEIFVKDTGTGIPESARRRIFDPFFTTKSVGRGTGQGLAISYAVVVEKHGGEIDFVTEEGKGTTFFIRLPLACEVAA, encoded by the coding sequence ATGCAAATCCTGATTGCCGATGATAGCGCCTTGGTGCGCGCAATGCTGAAGGACACGCTTGAAGAAGCGGGGTACGACGTGATTGCCTGCGAAGATGGCATCCAGGCTTGGGAAGCGATCACACGCGGTGAGTCACGCCTGGCGGTGCTGGATTGGATGATGCCTGGCTTAAGTGGCATCGATATCTGTCGTCGGATGCGAGAGGAACGCGTGGCAAACTGGGTGTACGCGATCTTGCTGACCTCAAAGGATAAGCCCGACGACATTCTGCATGCGTTTCAGGCAGGAGCAAGCGATCATGTTTGCAAACCGTTTCGCGAAGCCGAATTACTCGCCCGAATCAAAGTTGGCGAGAAGATGATCAACCTGCAAATGGAGCTCACTCAATCGCAGAAACTTGAATCGGTCGGACAACTCGCAGCCGGAATTGCGCACGAAATCAATACACCAACGCAGTATGTCAGCGACAACACTCGCTTCCTGAAGGATGCCTTTCAAGACATCAAATGCGTCCTGCAAAAGTTCAACACATTGTTGGATGCCGCGCGGAAAGGACCGGTCGACGAGAAGATCATCGCAGGCCTGGAAGAGGCGATTCAGCAAGCGGATATTGATTACCTGTGCGAAGAGATTCCACTTGCGATCGATCAGTCGTTGAGCGGGGTGGAGCAAGTTGCCAAGATCGTCCGCGCGATGAAAGAGTTCTCGCATCCTGGGGTTTCGACCAAGTCGCGGATCAATCTCAAGGATGCGGTGGAAACGACGATATCTGTGGCCCGCAACGAGTGGAAATACGTCGCCCATATGGTGACCGAATTTGATGAAACACTGGAAGAAGTCTCCTGCTTGCCAGGCGAGTTGAACCAAGTCCTGTTGAACTTGATCGTGAACGCCTCGCACGCGATAGAAGACACGCTCGACAAAGAATCGGGCGAACGTGGAACGATTACGATCGGAACAAGACGAAACGGACGCCATGCTGAGATCTTTGTGAAGGATACTGGAACGGGTATTCCCGAATCGGCACGTCGACGGATTTTCGACCCCTTCTTCACGACCAAATCAGTCGGGAGAGGAACCGGCCAAGGGCTGGCGATCTCTTACGCAGTTGTCGTGGAGAAGCATGGAGGCGAGATCGACTTCGTCACGGAGGAAGGAAAGGGGACTACCTTTTTTATTCGCCTACCTCTAGCGTGCGAGGTGGCCGCGTGA
- a CDS encoding response regulator — MTKILFVDDQDNVLSALRRMLHGRRDRWDMDFASGGEEAIQKLEQKPFDVVVTDMRMPGIDGAELLSRARDRWPSIVRIVLSGQSEPDRILRSMATTHIYLTKPCDALRLTTVVSQSSVLRNRLPDAGIKRIVSQMGAAPCQAPVYEQLLHELSDPYPSIERLGSLIASDIGMTAKILQLVSSSFFGQPQRVSTPEQAASLLGVNLLRELVLSAGIFQPVDFADIEGFSLEELNRHSREVAECARMIAELETSDQRTIDDAWLAGMLHDIGKIVLASSMPGSYQEAVRLAQLEGKSLWAAEREVFGTSHAEVGSYLLSLWGLPSPICEAVGSFRSHRTYESDGNFMPVTAVHVANVLRRKNVLPKCITNPISPPHFDG, encoded by the coding sequence ATGACCAAGATATTATTTGTTGATGATCAGGATAATGTGTTATCAGCGCTGCGTAGAATGCTGCATGGACGGCGCGACCGATGGGATATGGATTTTGCCAGCGGTGGAGAGGAAGCAATTCAGAAGCTTGAGCAAAAGCCATTTGATGTGGTTGTGACCGACATGCGAATGCCAGGGATCGATGGCGCGGAGCTTCTCAGTCGCGCTCGCGACCGGTGGCCTTCGATCGTGCGCATTGTTCTCTCGGGGCAGTCCGAACCAGATCGTATTTTGCGTTCGATGGCGACCACACACATTTACCTTACCAAGCCATGTGATGCGTTGCGTCTGACAACGGTTGTCTCGCAATCAAGCGTGTTGAGGAATCGGCTGCCCGATGCAGGCATCAAACGGATTGTCTCGCAGATGGGAGCCGCTCCCTGCCAGGCTCCGGTCTACGAACAACTGTTGCATGAACTTTCGGATCCTTATCCTAGCATTGAACGTTTAGGCAGTCTGATCGCCAGCGATATTGGAATGACTGCGAAGATACTCCAGTTGGTGAGCTCATCATTCTTCGGTCAGCCTCAGCGTGTGAGTACGCCAGAACAGGCAGCTTCTTTATTAGGCGTGAACCTGTTGCGTGAGCTTGTCTTATCCGCAGGTATTTTTCAGCCAGTTGATTTTGCCGATATCGAGGGATTCTCCCTGGAGGAACTCAATCGTCATAGTCGCGAAGTTGCCGAGTGCGCGCGAATGATCGCCGAACTCGAAACCTCCGATCAACGAACAATCGATGATGCTTGGCTGGCCGGAATGCTGCACGATATCGGCAAGATCGTGCTCGCGAGTTCCATGCCCGGTTCCTACCAGGAAGCAGTCCGGCTTGCGCAGTTGGAAGGCAAAAGCTTGTGGGCAGCCGAGCGAGAAGTGTTTGGGACCAGTCACGCGGAGGTTGGCAGTTATCTCTTGAGTTTGTGGGGATTGCCTTCTCCGATTTGTGAGGCAGTCGGTTCTTTCCGATCACATCGGACTTACGAATCGGATGGGAACTTCATGCCGGTGACTGCCGTGCATGTTGCTAACGTGCTGCGCCGTAAAAATGTGCTCCCGAAGTGCATCACCAATCCGATCTCGCCTCCTCATTTTGATGGTTAG
- a CDS encoding HD domain-containing phosphohydrolase, giving the protein MIKRVLLVDDEPNILNGYKRHLRKQFDVEVADGGAQAIKRLENDEAYAVVVSDMQMPDVSGVQVLAHAAKVHPDTVRVMLTGNADQNTAIVAVNEGRIFHFLNKPCQPEQLAKTLDAGLRQYQLLRAEHNLLSKTLGGSVSLMTEVLSLVNPTAFGSSSRIRHLTRQICSRLSIANAWEVEVAAMLSKIGCVSVPQETLEKWYGAKPLTAEEQKMVDTHPLVGANLVRKIPRLKGVARIIELQNCRMDKPVPKGDGPAEEIPLGARVLKVLVDYDALISSSSATQTMDVIANQRKTWYDPKVIDALRVVLQESEVIKSLTIAELKLGMIFDQDVKTNDGGILVTKGQEVNQSIIERLQNFQRTQGVQQPISVRELICEPAKDPVATA; this is encoded by the coding sequence ATGATTAAACGTGTTCTCCTCGTCGATGACGAACCTAACATCTTGAACGGTTACAAGCGGCACCTGCGAAAACAGTTTGATGTGGAAGTTGCCGACGGAGGAGCACAGGCGATCAAACGTCTGGAAAATGACGAAGCTTACGCTGTGGTGGTTTCCGATATGCAGATGCCGGATGTGAGCGGAGTTCAAGTGTTGGCGCACGCCGCGAAAGTCCATCCTGATACGGTTCGTGTGATGCTGACTGGCAATGCCGATCAAAACACGGCAATTGTCGCGGTGAATGAGGGGCGAATCTTTCACTTTCTCAATAAGCCTTGCCAGCCAGAGCAGCTTGCTAAGACACTCGATGCTGGCTTACGACAATATCAACTGCTTCGGGCTGAACACAATCTACTTTCCAAAACCTTGGGCGGCAGCGTGAGCTTGATGACAGAAGTCTTGTCGTTGGTTAATCCAACGGCATTCGGCAGCTCGTCTCGTATTCGTCATTTGACACGCCAGATATGCTCGCGACTCTCGATCGCCAACGCTTGGGAAGTGGAAGTCGCCGCAATGCTATCGAAGATTGGCTGCGTTTCGGTTCCTCAAGAGACACTCGAGAAATGGTACGGTGCGAAGCCGCTAACGGCAGAAGAGCAGAAAATGGTCGATACGCACCCGCTTGTTGGGGCGAACTTGGTTCGAAAGATTCCACGTCTCAAGGGAGTGGCTCGAATCATTGAACTGCAGAATTGTCGTATGGATAAACCCGTTCCAAAAGGGGACGGCCCTGCCGAGGAGATCCCACTCGGTGCGCGAGTCCTGAAAGTGCTGGTCGACTACGATGCGTTGATTTCGAGCAGTTCGGCCACTCAGACGATGGACGTGATCGCCAATCAACGTAAAACGTGGTACGACCCGAAAGTGATCGATGCTTTGCGGGTGGTCTTGCAAGAAAGCGAGGTCATCAAGTCGCTGACAATTGCCGAGCTGAAACTCGGGATGATCTTTGATCAGGATGTGAAGACAAATGATGGTGGCATTCTGGTTACCAAAGGTCAAGAAGTGAACCAGTCGATCATTGAACGCCTGCAGAACTTTCAACGAACTCAGGGTGTTCAGCAACCGATTTCTGTGCGAGAGCTTATCTGCGAACCGGCGAAGGACCCGGTTGCAACTGCGTAG
- a CDS encoding bifunctional transcriptional activator/DNA repair enzyme AdaA has product MTLPTEAQMYKAIVQRDARMEGVFFVAVKTTGIFCRPGCKAKTPKRENVEFFATSAEAQAAGYRACRRCHPLELSGATPVWLNDLFQRIKDDPNRRWTNGDLELLGLSPTRVRRWFQEQYQMTFHAYLRTQRIGLAVDRLRSGEDVTSTAFGSGFESLSGFRDSLRKWVGETPTSAKQTEPIFTTRILTPLGPMLAAGGDSGLCLLEFADRKMLAKQFQRISRLFQQPILVGSHEILNQTARQIQQYFQGERTSFTLTLRMDGTSFQTAVWQHLLAIPYGQTASYRQLAERLKNPTAARAVGRANGDNRFAIVVPCHRVVRSDGHLCGYAGGLWRKKWLLNWERQHTNSTGQIPLPLGPP; this is encoded by the coding sequence ATGACTCTCCCGACCGAGGCCCAAATGTACAAGGCAATCGTCCAGCGCGATGCCCGTATGGAGGGCGTCTTCTTTGTGGCGGTAAAGACGACCGGCATCTTCTGCCGCCCTGGCTGCAAAGCAAAAACGCCCAAACGTGAGAACGTCGAATTCTTTGCCACTTCCGCCGAAGCACAAGCGGCGGGTTATCGGGCATGTCGTCGCTGCCATCCGCTTGAACTCTCAGGAGCAACGCCTGTGTGGTTGAACGATTTGTTCCAAAGGATCAAGGATGATCCCAATCGCCGCTGGACGAACGGCGATCTTGAATTGCTCGGACTCTCACCGACGCGTGTTCGGCGCTGGTTTCAAGAGCAGTATCAGATGACATTCCATGCCTATCTCCGCACTCAACGGATCGGGCTGGCAGTTGATCGTCTCCGTTCCGGGGAAGACGTGACATCTACGGCGTTTGGAAGTGGCTTCGAATCGCTAAGTGGATTTCGAGATAGCTTGCGAAAATGGGTCGGGGAAACTCCGACAAGTGCGAAGCAAACCGAACCAATATTCACCACCCGTATCTTGACGCCCTTGGGACCGATGCTGGCTGCGGGAGGCGACTCGGGGCTTTGCTTGCTTGAATTCGCCGATCGGAAGATGCTGGCCAAACAGTTTCAACGAATAAGCAGACTGTTCCAGCAGCCGATCCTCGTCGGATCGCACGAAATATTGAACCAAACTGCTCGACAAATTCAGCAGTACTTTCAGGGCGAGCGAACTAGTTTCACTCTTACTTTGCGAATGGACGGCACAAGCTTTCAAACCGCGGTTTGGCAACACCTTCTGGCTATTCCCTATGGTCAAACGGCTTCCTATCGGCAACTTGCCGAACGACTGAAAAACCCGACCGCTGCGCGAGCCGTCGGTCGCGCGAACGGCGATAACCGTTTCGCCATTGTTGTTCCGTGCCATCGCGTCGTACGTAGCGATGGCCACTTATGTGGTTACGCTGGCGGCTTGTGGCGGAAGAAGTGGCTGCTGAATTGGGAACGCCAACATACGAACTCCACGGGCCAAATTCCCTTGCCACTAGGGCCGCCCTGA